A single Gemmatimonadota bacterium DNA region contains:
- a CDS encoding carbohydrate ABC transporter permease, with protein MTRTSQTSPSDLKSRTSAWNIVIYPVLLGYLVIVVYPMAWLLYTSLKTDREIFLAPFTLPDWADLQWINFSRAWTVGQFGDYFLNSAMLTVLTVILSLLFAAMAAYALSRFRFFGARPLFFFFLAGLMVPLQLAIVPLFFQMKDLMLLNSRLGLLLVYIAFGMPFAIFILAGFFKSLPSGLHESALMDGAGELRAFWHIMLPLAKPALVTVGIFAFLGTWNEFFMAFMFLSGENAESLRTLPLGLANITIVSQYRSDWGMAFAGLVLMMLPTMAVYALLQRQVTKGITVGALKG; from the coding sequence ATGACGCGGACGAGCCAAACGAGCCCGTCGGACTTGAAGAGCAGGACGTCGGCCTGGAATATCGTGATCTATCCGGTCCTGCTCGGTTACCTGGTCATCGTGGTCTACCCGATGGCCTGGCTGCTGTACACGTCGCTCAAGACGGACCGGGAGATCTTCCTGGCGCCCTTCACGCTGCCGGACTGGGCGGACCTGCAGTGGATCAATTTCTCGCGGGCTTGGACGGTGGGGCAGTTCGGGGACTACTTCCTGAACAGCGCGATGCTGACGGTCCTGACGGTGATCCTGTCGCTGCTCTTCGCGGCCATGGCGGCCTATGCCCTGTCGCGGTTCCGCTTCTTCGGGGCGCGGCCCCTGTTCTTCTTCTTCCTGGCCGGCCTGATGGTGCCGCTTCAGCTGGCCATCGTGCCGCTGTTCTTCCAGATGAAAGACCTGATGCTGCTCAATTCCCGGCTGGGATTGCTGCTCGTCTACATCGCCTTCGGCATGCCCTTCGCCATCTTCATCCTGGCGGGTTTCTTCAAGTCGCTGCCGTCCGGACTCCACGAGTCGGCCCTGATGGATGGCGCCGGCGAACTGCGGGCCTTCTGGCACATCATGCTGCCGCTGGCCAAGCCCGCCCTGGTCACCGTCGGCATCTTCGCCTTCCTGGGCACATGGAACGAGTTCTTCATGGCCTTCATGTTCCTGTCGGGCGAGAACGCCGAAAGCCTGCGCACCCTTCCCCTCGGCCTGGCCAACATCACCATCGTGAGCCAGTACCGCAGCGACTGGGGCATGGCTTTCGCCGGCCTGGTGCTCATGATGCTGCCCACCATGGCGGTCTACGCCCTGCTCCAGCGCCAGGTGACGAAGGGGATCACGGTAGGGGCGCTGAAGGGGTGA
- a CDS encoding creatininase family protein — MPDPNVARQESMYLKHMLPHQLHEAVKRGDPLLVPAGCIETHGPHMAIGHDTIIVEEICARVAKRLDAVISPPFDFGPTGYALGGPEDGTIDPDYDAFGSYVKSILRNFLEMGFGRVYVMIMHQGMEAPLALAFKKAAAELSFELVLAEGKPRGWWADAGMSREARRFGRVQVHPMILPAASPPAGGDHAGYNETSFLLATRPELVDQGRLDENAPWYCRQDEDRNSWTANAGHGEAMVEAVVDAWVELLQH, encoded by the coding sequence ATGCCTGACCCAAATGTTGCCCGGCAGGAATCCATGTACCTGAAGCACATGCTTCCCCATCAACTGCACGAGGCGGTAAAGCGGGGCGACCCGCTGCTGGTCCCCGCCGGCTGCATCGAGACCCACGGCCCCCACATGGCCATCGGTCACGACACCATCATCGTGGAGGAGATCTGCGCGCGCGTGGCGAAGCGCCTGGACGCGGTCATCTCGCCGCCCTTCGATTTCGGTCCCACCGGTTACGCGCTGGGCGGTCCCGAGGACGGCACCATCGACCCCGATTACGATGCCTTCGGGTCGTACGTGAAGTCGATCCTGCGCAACTTCCTGGAGATGGGCTTCGGGCGGGTCTACGTGATGATCATGCACCAGGGCATGGAGGCCCCGCTGGCACTGGCATTCAAGAAAGCCGCGGCGGAACTGTCCTTCGAATTGGTCCTGGCCGAAGGCAAGCCCCGGGGATGGTGGGCGGACGCCGGGATGTCCCGAGAGGCCCGCCGGTTTGGCCGAGTCCAGGTCCACCCCATGATCCTTCCCGCCGCATCCCCGCCCGCCGGCGGCGACCACGCCGGATACAACGAGACTTCCTTCCTGCTGGCTACGCGCCCTGAACTGGTGGACCAGGGCCGCCTCGACGAAAACGCGCCGTGGTACTGCCGGCAGGACGAAGACCGGAACAGCTGGACGGCCAATGCGGGGCACGGGGAGGCCATGGTCGAGGCAGTCGTCGATGCGTGGGTCGAATTACTGCAGCACTGA
- a CDS encoding phytanoyl-CoA dioxygenase family protein: MTPHEQYLFDLQGFIAVPDALDAGQLTELNRILDEKIEEAMEPGATTHRFGFTLLDWGPAYRDLIDNPCIVPYMEHIVGPRFRLDHDYADIIRKGDGPIGTTLHGGAIPFDPLYSYTCVNQEIRCGLSVVAYNLKDVNPGDGGFGCVPGSHKANFRFPDEWRNLKTDQPFIRAVTGKAGTAVIFTEALTHGTMPWHGDERRTLFYKYSPNSVSWYAEYYEAEKYEGLTERQQQILEAPNARYGQRFKPGVVV; the protein is encoded by the coding sequence ATGACCCCCCACGAGCAGTACCTCTTTGACCTGCAGGGCTTCATCGCGGTCCCGGACGCCCTCGACGCCGGACAGCTCACCGAGTTGAACCGCATCCTCGACGAAAAGATCGAGGAGGCCATGGAACCCGGCGCGACCACGCACCGGTTCGGCTTCACCCTGCTCGACTGGGGACCCGCCTACCGCGACCTGATCGACAACCCGTGCATCGTCCCCTACATGGAGCACATCGTCGGACCGCGGTTCCGGCTGGACCACGACTACGCCGACATCATCCGTAAGGGCGACGGCCCCATCGGCACGACCCTTCACGGCGGCGCCATCCCCTTCGACCCGCTGTATTCCTACACCTGCGTCAACCAGGAGATCCGTTGCGGCCTGTCCGTGGTCGCCTACAACCTGAAGGACGTGAACCCCGGCGACGGCGGCTTCGGCTGCGTGCCCGGCAGCCACAAGGCCAACTTCCGGTTCCCCGACGAGTGGCGCAACCTCAAGACCGACCAGCCCTTCATCCGCGCCGTGACCGGCAAGGCCGGCACCGCCGTCATCTTCACCGAAGCGCTGACCCACGGCACCATGCCCTGGCACGGTGACGAACGCCGCACCCTCTTCTACAAGTACTCACCCAATTCGGTATCCTGGTACGCGGAGTACTACGAAGCCGAAAAGTACGAGGGACTGACGGAACGGCAGCAGCAGATCCTCGAAGCACCGAACGCCAGGTACGGGCAGCGGTTTAAGCCTGGAGTGGTTGTGTAG
- a CDS encoding type I restriction enzyme HsdR N-terminal domain-containing protein: MLDELVGCIDDLKERISKYRNSINESETRTRMQLIDPLLRVLGWDVSDPQYVVPEYKVSDGWADYALLRDDGKPAAMVEAKKLDEFLKSTHRAQMLKYAIELGIPYTGLTNGNHWEIYNVFEPVPMEEKKILDVSILDKHSHEIALKLLLLWRCNLDSTNTVTANEPVLVDIQNSGPTPPPPPDPPSSNWKVLSDYEPPANTSAPIALRLWDNTERQVNHWYEVLTIVAEKLYEDSVLRVEHAPIQWSPKIYSIHTQPIHPTGKEFYSYKEIGNSVLFVNVNLNARQVRASTKNLLKKYKIGAEKIYLKESE; encoded by the coding sequence ATGCTTGACGAATTGGTAGGATGTATCGATGATCTGAAGGAACGGATTTCTAAGTACCGTAACTCAATAAATGAAAGTGAAACTCGTACTCGAATGCAGTTGATAGATCCTCTGTTACGTGTGCTAGGCTGGGATGTCTCCGATCCGCAGTATGTTGTACCGGAATACAAAGTGTCCGATGGTTGGGCTGACTATGCTTTGTTACGAGATGATGGGAAACCTGCTGCTATGGTGGAAGCAAAAAAACTGGATGAATTTTTGAAGTCCACACACCGTGCTCAGATGTTAAAATACGCGATTGAGTTGGGTATCCCGTATACTGGGTTGACGAATGGCAATCACTGGGAGATATACAATGTTTTCGAACCGGTGCCAATGGAGGAAAAAAAGATCTTGGATGTTTCCATATTGGATAAACACTCCCACGAGATTGCTTTGAAGCTACTGTTACTCTGGCGCTGTAACTTAGACTCCACTAACACAGTGACAGCGAATGAACCCGTCCTAGTCGACATTCAGAACAGTGGTCCAACACCACCTCCACCTCCGGACCCACCATCGTCAAATTGGAAGGTTTTATCGGACTACGAACCACCTGCAAATACGTCCGCGCCAATTGCTTTGAGGTTATGGGATAACACAGAACGACAGGTGAATCATTGGTATGAAGTACTTACTATCGTCGCCGAAAAACTGTACGAAGACTCGGTACTTAGAGTCGAACATGCTCCGATACAATGGTCTCCGAAGATCTATAGCATACATACACAACCGATTCATCCGACTGGTAAAGAGTTTTACAGCTACAAAGAAATCGGAAACTCGGTGTTGTTTGTAAACGTAAACCTAAATGCTCGTCAAGTACGGGCTAGTACTAAGAATCTGCTTAAAAAATACAAAATAGGAGCAGAGAAGATTTACCTTAAGGAATCCGAATAG
- a CDS encoding 2Fe-2S iron-sulfur cluster-binding protein, with amino-acid sequence MPKLTVNGVEHEVESGQRLVLAIEGTGVNIGHRCGGNAKCTTCRVHFVSGEPDTMTEAERDVLTEKGALGEIRLSCQIRCDHDMSVEPGFLLENEPEWDDTGPTPETSITPEPVWIAKP; translated from the coding sequence ATGCCGAAACTCACGGTAAACGGCGTAGAGCACGAGGTGGAATCGGGACAGCGTCTCGTGCTGGCGATCGAGGGTACGGGTGTGAACATCGGCCATCGCTGCGGGGGCAACGCCAAGTGCACGACCTGCCGCGTGCATTTCGTCTCGGGCGAACCGGACACGATGACTGAGGCCGAACGCGACGTACTGACCGAGAAAGGCGCACTCGGCGAGATACGGCTGTCCTGCCAGATCCGCTGCGATCACGACATGTCGGTTGAGCCGGGCTTCCTGCTGGAGAACGAACCGGAATGGGACGACACCGGTCCCACGCCGGAAACGAGCATCACGCCCGAACCGGTCTGGATCGCGAAGCCGTAG
- a CDS encoding PLP-dependent aminotransferase family protein: protein MREINFGAGRPDPLSFPSDALAEAAAKVIRARGPELVNYPDGRGYEPLRAIASERFERGGGRAVPLEEIVLTSGSMQALQLITEAFASQGDTIVAEAFTYGGSLSVFRSRQVRIAPAPVDDQGLVPDELETVLKGLVEAGTPPKFIYTIPTHHNPTGSILSLERRKRLLELAGEFDTLVVEDHCYADLVFQSDPVPPNLYHLDEDGRVVYVGSFSKILGPGVRQGYFMAPEALQQRIMANKMDGGTNALASMIVAEYLGDHLWDHIREVNEVMKARKDALVESLATHFSDLGEEVWWTDPPGGMFVWVRIPSATDTRKALQLAAGRGVYYSLGQSFSAANEDIPYLRIAFGFPTIEDIREGVPILAECIKEAQGKGLAA from the coding sequence ATGCGTGAGATTAATTTCGGCGCGGGGAGACCCGATCCGCTGTCCTTCCCTTCGGACGCGCTGGCGGAGGCCGCCGCGAAAGTCATCAGGGCCCGGGGCCCGGAACTGGTGAATTACCCGGACGGCCGCGGTTACGAACCCTTGCGGGCCATCGCGTCGGAGCGCTTCGAACGCGGCGGTGGCCGGGCGGTGCCCCTGGAAGAGATCGTGCTGACGTCCGGTTCCATGCAGGCGCTCCAGTTGATCACGGAGGCCTTCGCGTCGCAGGGAGATACGATCGTCGCGGAAGCCTTCACCTACGGCGGATCGCTGAGCGTGTTCCGGAGCCGGCAGGTGCGCATCGCGCCGGCGCCTGTCGACGATCAGGGGCTCGTGCCGGATGAACTGGAGACCGTGCTCAAAGGGCTTGTCGAGGCGGGCACGCCGCCGAAGTTCATCTACACCATCCCCACCCATCACAATCCCACCGGCTCCATCCTGTCCCTGGAGCGTCGCAAGCGCCTCCTCGAACTGGCGGGGGAGTTCGACACGCTGGTCGTCGAAGACCACTGTTACGCCGATCTCGTTTTCCAGTCCGATCCGGTGCCGCCGAACCTGTACCACCTCGATGAAGACGGCCGGGTCGTATACGTCGGCTCCTTTTCCAAGATCCTCGGACCGGGCGTCCGGCAGGGCTACTTCATGGCGCCGGAGGCACTGCAGCAGCGGATCATGGCGAACAAGATGGACGGCGGGACCAACGCGCTGGCGAGCATGATCGTGGCCGAATACCTGGGCGATCATCTCTGGGATCACATCCGCGAAGTGAACGAGGTCATGAAGGCGCGCAAGGACGCCCTGGTCGAATCACTGGCGACCCACTTCAGTGATCTGGGCGAGGAGGTGTGGTGGACGGATCCGCCCGGCGGCATGTTCGTATGGGTGCGCATCCCCTCGGCGACGGACACGCGGAAAGCGCTGCAACTGGCGGCAGGGCGCGGGGTTTACTACAGTCTCGGACAGTCCTTCAGCGCCGCGAACGAGGACATCCCTTACCTGCGCATTGCATTCGGGTTCCCCACGATCGAGGATATCCGCGAAGGCGTGCCCATCCTCGCCGAGTGCATCAAGGAAGCCCAGGGCAAGGGCCTGGCGGCGTAG
- a CDS encoding NAD-dependent epimerase/dehydratase family protein, which yields MSEGRPLKVHVTGAYGLIGNLTYRHLSGKDDYEVYGSGRRTASSDRIDDEDLLRIPDDRFSLADLTDRDSVSRALSGMDAVVHLGAVPDPGASFETILESNIRGTYNVLEVCREEGIRRLIYASSVMASWGYGQFSEPYKSLNEGRLEGLPDPMPIVKVTDPPRPTEPYSASKVWGEGICRTYHDAHGFSVVCLRIGWVNKDNEATEPFLRSVWCSQEDITQIIELALKATENPVYEVCYAVTDGPHRWVDLEHTRDRLGHDITG from the coding sequence ATGAGCGAGGGAAGACCATTGAAGGTGCACGTAACAGGTGCGTACGGACTGATCGGCAACCTGACCTACCGGCATCTGAGCGGAAAGGATGATTACGAAGTCTACGGCAGCGGCCGGCGGACGGCTTCTTCGGACCGGATCGACGACGAGGACCTCCTTCGCATACCGGACGACCGCTTCTCACTGGCCGACCTGACCGACCGGGATTCCGTGTCCCGGGCGCTGTCGGGCATGGACGCGGTGGTCCATCTCGGCGCGGTTCCCGACCCCGGCGCCTCCTTCGAGACCATCCTTGAAAGCAATATCCGGGGTACCTACAACGTACTGGAAGTCTGCCGGGAGGAGGGCATCCGGCGGCTGATCTACGCGAGTTCGGTCATGGCGAGCTGGGGGTACGGGCAGTTCTCCGAACCCTACAAGTCGCTCAACGAAGGCCGCCTCGAAGGGCTGCCCGACCCCATGCCCATCGTCAAGGTCACCGATCCGCCCCGTCCCACGGAACCCTATTCGGCCAGCAAGGTCTGGGGCGAAGGCATCTGCCGCACCTACCACGACGCCCATGGCTTCTCCGTCGTCTGCCTGCGCATCGGCTGGGTCAACAAGGACAACGAGGCCACCGAGCCCTTCCTGCGTTCGGTCTGGTGCAGCCAGGAAGACATTACGCAGATCATCGAACTGGCCCTCAAGGCCACGGAAAACCCGGTGTACGAGGTCTGCTACGCCGTGACCGACGGGCCGCACCGCTGGGTGGACCTGGAGCATACCCGGGACCGGCTCGGGCACGATATCACGGGCTGA
- a CDS encoding extracellular solute-binding protein has product MILFRFLLLFSTLTSLAAVAEAQDQRQDRAPQAQPPIRVEVPLFEGGQGLEFFLACARTYEQEHEGVVIDLYGDPRIHDKVRVRILERSFPEVTNARLNYWALIRNGDLLPLDEFLDQPNWEGDRAWRESFLPGTLAQYTHKGKTYGIPLMASAYAVWYNKNMFEENGWEPATTWEEFIALCEEIKAAGMWPLAFQGRYPGYVQVVIDHGYYHLAGPDRYNDQKNLVPGSFDNPEFIEALSNAQRIALNYFQPGAMGMSHTESQLEFFLGHTAMIFCGSWLKSEMLGKIPDDFRLGSFNIPVAPTGRADPTAVYGGSGYYFVLKDSENPLAGVEFLRFMTSRRMAGLFARMRDIPVSVAGVSEANLTEDMADLADMLKNAAVTYGTPPGEGYPAMTQYWIDARFRVITGQTTPAEAAAELEAAATVVRRQAIAPDEINIRHVWKPSLLIGLMALAIGYWSATTYKRYRERRRAGKSHVAGLPFLGRTDRIIFIAPALLLYAVFVIIPSAKSFLWSLNEWDGLTDMRFTGLLNFGRLLFESDGFWIALNNNLFIMFVIPLFVIPLSLFLAVCISRQIRGSKFFRIAFFFPNILGAVAATLLWMHLYNPQGGPINAALVGLGLILSALGFESAGSWLQAMEGFAWLSQSNLYWALIPMSIWGACGFNMILFLAAMESIPQSLYEAADIDGASSWRQFWTITLPLIWEVLSISIVFMVIGGMKAFETIWLLTNQTPTTQVHVIGTLMVQDMFTEFKIGEATAIAVLLFIMVFFGTAATLRLMRRETVEF; this is encoded by the coding sequence ATGATCCTGTTCCGATTCCTCCTGCTGTTCAGTACACTCACGTCATTAGCGGCTGTTGCCGAAGCGCAGGACCAGCGGCAGGATCGGGCACCGCAGGCGCAGCCCCCGATCCGTGTCGAGGTCCCCCTCTTCGAGGGCGGCCAGGGACTGGAGTTCTTCCTCGCGTGCGCCCGGACCTACGAACAGGAGCACGAAGGCGTGGTGATCGACCTCTACGGCGATCCGCGCATCCACGACAAGGTGCGGGTGCGCATCCTGGAACGGTCCTTCCCCGAGGTCACCAACGCACGCCTCAACTACTGGGCGCTCATCCGCAACGGCGACCTGCTGCCCCTGGACGAGTTCCTCGACCAGCCCAACTGGGAGGGCGACCGCGCCTGGCGCGAATCGTTCCTGCCCGGGACCCTGGCCCAGTACACCCACAAGGGAAAGACCTACGGCATCCCCCTGATGGCCTCGGCATACGCCGTCTGGTACAACAAGAACATGTTCGAGGAAAACGGCTGGGAGCCGGCGACGACCTGGGAGGAGTTCATCGCCCTGTGCGAGGAGATCAAGGCCGCCGGGATGTGGCCTCTCGCCTTCCAGGGCCGGTACCCGGGCTACGTACAGGTCGTGATCGATCACGGCTACTACCACCTCGCCGGACCTGACCGTTACAACGACCAGAAAAACCTGGTGCCTGGCAGCTTCGACAACCCCGAGTTCATCGAGGCCCTGTCCAACGCGCAGCGGATCGCGCTGAACTACTTCCAGCCGGGCGCCATGGGCATGAGCCACACCGAATCCCAGCTCGAGTTCTTCCTGGGGCATACGGCCATGATCTTCTGCGGTTCGTGGCTCAAAAGCGAGATGCTGGGGAAAATCCCGGACGATTTCCGGCTGGGGTCCTTCAACATCCCGGTGGCGCCGACCGGCAGGGCGGATCCCACGGCCGTCTACGGCGGGTCCGGGTACTATTTCGTCCTGAAGGACAGCGAGAACCCGCTGGCCGGGGTCGAGTTCCTGCGCTTCATGACTTCGCGGCGCATGGCCGGCCTGTTCGCCCGGATGCGCGACATCCCCGTGTCCGTGGCCGGCGTATCCGAAGCGAACCTGACCGAGGACATGGCGGACCTGGCGGACATGCTGAAGAACGCGGCCGTCACCTACGGCACGCCGCCCGGCGAGGGCTATCCGGCCATGACACAGTACTGGATCGACGCCCGGTTCAGGGTGATCACCGGCCAGACCACGCCCGCCGAGGCCGCCGCGGAACTGGAAGCCGCCGCCACTGTCGTTCGCAGGCAGGCCATCGCGCCGGACGAGATCAACATCCGGCACGTCTGGAAACCCAGCCTGCTGATCGGCCTCATGGCCCTGGCCATCGGCTACTGGTCGGCCACGACCTACAAACGCTACCGGGAGCGGCGCCGCGCGGGGAAATCACACGTCGCCGGCCTCCCCTTCCTCGGGCGCACCGACCGGATCATTTTCATCGCGCCCGCCCTGCTGCTCTACGCGGTGTTCGTAATCATCCCGAGCGCGAAATCGTTCCTCTGGAGCCTGAACGAATGGGACGGGCTGACCGACATGCGCTTCACGGGCCTGCTCAACTTCGGCCGGCTGCTCTTCGAAAGCGACGGGTTCTGGATCGCGCTGAACAACAACCTGTTCATCATGTTCGTCATCCCGCTGTTCGTCATTCCCCTTTCCCTGTTCCTGGCCGTGTGCATCAGCCGGCAGATCCGGGGGTCGAAGTTCTTCCGCATCGCCTTCTTCTTCCCGAACATCCTCGGGGCCGTGGCCGCGACGCTCCTCTGGATGCACCTCTACAACCCCCAGGGCGGACCGATCAACGCCGCGCTGGTGGGACTCGGCCTGATCCTGTCCGCGTTAGGCTTCGAGAGCGCGGGAAGCTGGCTGCAGGCCATGGAAGGATTCGCCTGGCTGTCGCAGTCCAACCTGTACTGGGCGCTCATCCCCATGTCCATCTGGGGCGCCTGCGGCTTCAACATGATCCTCTTCCTGGCCGCCATGGAGAGCATTCCCCAGAGCCTCTACGAAGCGGCGGACATCGACGGGGCCTCGTCGTGGCGGCAGTTCTGGACCATCACCCTGCCGCTGATCTGGGAGGTGCTGTCCATCTCCATCGTGTTCATGGTCATCGGCGGGATGAAGGCCTTCGAGACCATCTGGCTCCTGACCAACCAGACGCCCACCACGCAGGTGCACGTCATCGGCACGCTCATGGTACAGGATATGTTCACCGAGTTCAAGATCGGCGAGGCCACGGCCATCGCGGTGCTGCTGTTCATCATGGTCTTCTTCGGCACGGCCGCCACGCTGCGGCTCATGCGAAGGGAAACGGTGGAGTTCTGA
- a CDS encoding phytanoyl-CoA dioxygenase family protein has protein sequence MRPTPLTPSQRRSFEEDGYLVVPGALDPAQIEALTETGDRLMEGFEYPDYYAHRRPGLVQEQPFLDLVTNERTVPLIVALLGFNIHITNTALIYKHPEAPGDTGQVNWHRDVGVSLDVGHVVLPFVGLKIGYCLTEFPEPDTGATMFVRGSNNMKSALPIRKGQIHPDEYVQPVLRAGDAFLFENRTYHAAGLNFAKQIAKVVIYGYHYRWIKPDHYMRFHNGVPQPDAGLLADTDDIGRQLLGATVDSEGREAPDGIDWPIREWAERHGLDVAQHTHTIEA, from the coding sequence ATGCGTCCCACGCCACTGACCCCATCCCAGCGCCGTAGCTTCGAGGAGGACGGCTACCTCGTCGTCCCGGGCGCGCTGGACCCTGCGCAGATCGAAGCGCTCACAGAGACGGGCGACCGGCTCATGGAAGGCTTCGAGTATCCCGACTACTACGCCCACCGCCGTCCCGGTCTCGTGCAGGAACAGCCCTTTCTGGACCTCGTAACGAACGAGCGCACGGTCCCGCTGATCGTGGCGCTGCTCGGTTTCAACATCCACATCACGAATACCGCGCTCATCTACAAGCACCCGGAGGCGCCCGGCGATACCGGCCAGGTCAACTGGCACCGCGACGTGGGCGTTTCGCTGGACGTGGGCCACGTGGTGCTTCCCTTCGTCGGCCTGAAGATCGGCTACTGCCTGACGGAATTTCCCGAACCGGACACGGGGGCGACCATGTTCGTCCGCGGCAGCAACAACATGAAGTCCGCGCTGCCGATACGAAAGGGCCAGATCCATCCGGACGAATACGTGCAGCCGGTCCTTCGGGCAGGCGACGCCTTCCTCTTCGAAAACCGGACCTACCACGCAGCCGGACTGAACTTCGCCAAACAGATCGCCAAAGTTGTCATCTACGGTTACCACTACCGCTGGATCAAGCCGGACCACTACATGCGGTTCCACAACGGCGTGCCGCAGCCCGATGCCGGCCTGCTCGCTGATACCGACGACATCGGACGCCAGTTGCTGGGCGCCACCGTGGACTCCGAAGGTCGCGAGGCGCCCGACGGCATCGACTGGCCCATCCGGGAATGGGCCGAGCGGCACGGACTCGACGTGGCGCAGCACACCCATACTATAGAAGCCTGA
- the pruA gene encoding L-glutamate gamma-semialdehyde dehydrogenase, with protein MANARFNPPQPYNEPVLDYAPGSAERAAVKAKLAELKSTPIEVPLIIGGREVKTGNTAPLRAPHDHGLDLGVYHKAGEAEVRMAIEAALKARAAWSDMPWEQRASVIMKAADLLAGPWRQTVNAATMLGQSKTIFQAEIDSACELIDFWRFNVSYLAQLMSDQPASSPGVWNRLEYRALEGFVFAVTPFNFTAIGGNLPTAPALTGCAVLWKPASSAVYSAWHVMRLLQEAGLPPGVINFIPGSGAEVGDPVLDSPDLSGIHFTGSTATFQRMYRTVAGNLARMKHYPRIVGETGGKDFIFVHASADVDALVAAAVRGAFEYQGQKCSAASRMYVPRSLWPAFRDRFTAEVSQIRVGDPVDFSNFMAAVIDEAAFDNITGYIEYARSADDAEIITGGGCDGERGWFVEPTTIVTTNPRFRTMEEEIFGPVLTIYVYENDRLDETLALCDTTSPYALTGSVFARNRAAIVRISDALRNAAGNFYVNDKPTGAVVGQQPFGGARASGTNDKAGSPMNLLRWMSARTIKETMVPPTDWRYPFMDEA; from the coding sequence ATGGCCAACGCACGCTTCAACCCGCCCCAGCCCTACAACGAACCGGTCCTGGATTACGCGCCGGGATCGGCCGAAAGAGCGGCCGTCAAGGCGAAGCTCGCCGAACTGAAATCCACCCCCATAGAGGTCCCGCTGATCATCGGCGGCCGGGAGGTGAAGACGGGCAACACGGCGCCGCTGCGGGCTCCCCATGACCACGGGCTCGACCTCGGCGTCTATCACAAGGCCGGCGAGGCCGAGGTCCGCATGGCCATCGAAGCGGCCCTGAAGGCCCGGGCGGCGTGGTCGGACATGCCCTGGGAGCAACGGGCGTCAGTCATCATGAAGGCGGCCGACCTGCTGGCCGGACCGTGGCGCCAGACGGTCAACGCCGCGACCATGCTGGGCCAGTCCAAGACGATCTTCCAGGCGGAGATCGACTCGGCCTGCGAACTGATCGACTTCTGGCGGTTCAACGTCAGCTACCTGGCGCAGCTCATGAGCGACCAGCCCGCTTCCTCGCCGGGTGTTTGGAACCGCCTGGAGTACCGGGCCCTCGAGGGATTCGTATTCGCCGTAACGCCCTTCAATTTCACGGCCATCGGCGGTAACCTGCCCACGGCGCCGGCTCTCACCGGCTGCGCGGTGCTCTGGAAACCGGCATCCTCCGCTGTCTACTCGGCCTGGCACGTCATGCGGTTGCTGCAGGAAGCCGGCCTGCCGCCCGGCGTGATCAACTTCATCCCGGGATCCGGGGCCGAAGTGGGCGACCCCGTGCTCGACAGCCCGGACCTGTCCGGCATTCACTTCACCGGATCGACGGCCACGTTTCAGCGCATGTACCGTACCGTGGCGGGCAACCTGGCGCGCATGAAGCACTATCCCCGCATCGTGGGCGAGACGGGCGGCAAGGACTTCATCTTCGTCCACGCCTCGGCGGACGTGGACGCCCTGGTCGCGGCGGCGGTGCGCGGCGCCTTCGAATACCAGGGGCAGAAGTGTTCCGCGGCCTCCCGGATGTATGTGCCCCGCTCCCTGTGGCCGGCCTTCAGGGACCGGTTCACGGCGGAGGTTTCGCAGATCAGGGTCGGCGATCCCGTAGATTTCTCGAATTTCATGGCGGCCGTGATCGACGAGGCGGCCTTCGACAATATCACCGGTTACATCGAATACGCCCGGTCGGCGGACGACGCCGAGATCATCACCGGCGGCGGATGCGACGGCGAGCGGGGCTGGTTCGTCGAGCCCACGACCATCGTGACGACGAACCCGCGGTTCAGGACCATGGAGGAGGAGATCTTCGGTCCCGTGCTGACCATATATGTATACGAGAATGACCGGCTGGACGAGACCCTCGCGCTCTGCGACACAACGTCGCCTTACGCCCTGACCGGATCCGTCTTCGCGCGGAACCGCGCTGCGATCGTGCGCATATCGGACGCGCTGCGCAACGCGGCCGGCAACTTCTACGTCAACGACAAGCCCACCGGGGCCGTCGTCGGCCAGCAGCCCTTCGGGGGCGCGCGGGCATCGGGCACGAACGACAAGGCGGGCAGCCCGATGAACCTGCTCCGCTGGATGAGCGCCCGGACGATCAAGGAAACCATGGTCCCGCCGACGGACTGGCGCTATCCATTCATGGACGAAGCCTGA